A single window of Shewanella sp. Choline-02u-19 DNA harbors:
- a CDS encoding DMSO/selenate family reductase complex A subunit: MERRSFLKMSAALGCAATVTGCNSSSDDANVIPPKPPVGDEQITWSACLVNCGSNCPVKVFSRDGVITRVETDHDIVDGDDIYQVRACARGRSLRQRTYAVDRLKSPMKRVGKRGEGKFVPITWDEAAKTIGTKLSSVINEHGNKAIFRSYGSGAYYGFASNACFNRLFNLNGGCLNAYGNYSWAQQMEAAKHTFGTGSTEGSSTVTLAESDFLLGVAYNPSEVRQSGSGEGYDYLKALQKSNGLKVVMIDPRYTDSMLGKESKWLPIRPGTDAAFAEAIAYQMISSGWVDTNSLDFINKFAVGFDAASIQTQIDIFAASGDATKQEYANVMNPEENYRDYILSEGMYANEPKKTPEWAEKITGIPTAQIIQIADDLMASERPYIVVGAGVNRQANGEQTMRALYMLSVLTGKLGTLGASSGELPSMSGMYRAGIPTGSNPVKESISFFTWSEAILNGETMTARSHGIRGTEGLDTPLGTNIKVIISASDSTLLNQHAEINNTAKILEDESGVELIVSCDCWMTPGAKFADIILPDTSWLESNDLVNDSYASGALGYITAMKSAIEPMWDCKSMYEAAALIAKYMGCEAAFTEGKTEEQWLEELYQKTRDSSTNVGVVPAFPATYKEAQEIGFFRKHMNDKHVALESYIKGGKALSTPSGKIEIYSAELAWRAANWDQENSAQNPTGIKGDTITAIPKYTVTWDGYEDEETKVDYPIQLAGYHTKGRTHSSYHNVPWLREAVEDAVWVNPMDGAKHGLSSGDKIEMYNERGSIEVKVRITPRVAPGVFALGQGAWFNPGTTVGSTGHIIDEGGAINSLTRYQPSPVAKGNPQHTIRVAIKKI, from the coding sequence ATGGAACGTAGAAGTTTCTTAAAAATGAGTGCTGCGCTGGGCTGTGCAGCAACGGTTACAGGCTGTAATTCCAGCTCTGATGATGCCAATGTTATTCCGCCTAAACCCCCTGTTGGTGATGAGCAAATTACCTGGTCTGCGTGCCTAGTAAACTGTGGTTCAAACTGCCCCGTTAAAGTCTTCAGCCGTGACGGTGTTATTACCCGTGTTGAAACGGATCATGACATTGTCGATGGTGATGATATTTACCAAGTGCGTGCCTGTGCCCGTGGTCGTTCGTTACGCCAACGTACCTATGCCGTTGACCGTCTAAAGTCGCCAATGAAACGTGTTGGTAAGCGTGGCGAAGGCAAGTTTGTGCCAATCACTTGGGACGAAGCCGCAAAGACCATTGGTACTAAGTTATCTTCGGTTATTAATGAGCATGGTAACAAAGCTATTTTCCGTAGCTACGGTTCTGGTGCTTATTATGGTTTTGCATCAAACGCGTGTTTTAACCGTTTATTCAACCTAAACGGCGGTTGCCTGAATGCTTACGGTAACTACTCTTGGGCACAGCAAATGGAAGCGGCGAAGCACACTTTTGGTACTGGCAGTACTGAAGGTTCTTCAACGGTAACATTGGCCGAAAGTGACTTTCTATTGGGCGTGGCATACAACCCAAGTGAAGTTCGTCAGTCTGGTAGCGGTGAAGGTTACGATTACTTAAAAGCACTGCAAAAGTCTAACGGCTTAAAAGTCGTGATGATTGACCCTCGTTACACTGACTCAATGTTAGGTAAAGAGTCTAAGTGGCTGCCTATTCGTCCCGGTACCGATGCTGCATTTGCTGAAGCGATTGCTTACCAAATGATAAGCTCTGGCTGGGTTGATACAAACTCATTGGATTTCATCAATAAGTTTGCCGTGGGTTTTGACGCTGCGTCTATTCAAACGCAAATCGATATCTTTGCAGCCAGCGGTGATGCGACTAAGCAAGAATATGCCAACGTCATGAACCCAGAAGAGAACTACCGTGATTACATCTTAAGTGAAGGCATGTATGCCAATGAACCTAAGAAAACCCCTGAATGGGCTGAAAAAATCACTGGTATTCCGACTGCGCAAATTATACAGATTGCTGATGATCTAATGGCATCTGAAAGACCTTATATCGTTGTCGGCGCGGGTGTTAACCGTCAAGCTAACGGTGAGCAAACCATGCGTGCGCTTTACATGTTGTCAGTGCTAACCGGTAAGCTAGGTACGCTAGGTGCATCAAGCGGTGAGTTGCCATCCATGAGCGGTATGTACCGTGCAGGCATCCCAACGGGTAGCAACCCAGTAAAAGAAAGTATCTCTTTCTTCACTTGGTCTGAAGCGATTCTCAACGGTGAAACCATGACGGCTCGTAGCCATGGTATTCGTGGTACCGAGGGATTAGATACGCCACTTGGTACTAACATCAAAGTGATCATTTCTGCCTCTGATAGCACATTGCTAAACCAGCATGCAGAGATCAACAACACCGCTAAAATCTTAGAAGATGAATCGGGTGTTGAGCTCATCGTTAGCTGTGATTGCTGGATGACCCCAGGCGCTAAGTTTGCCGACATTATCCTCCCAGACACCAGCTGGTTAGAATCAAACGATTTGGTTAACGACTCTTACGCATCTGGCGCACTGGGTTACATCACGGCAATGAAGTCGGCGATTGAACCTATGTGGGATTGTAAGTCTATGTACGAAGCGGCTGCTTTAATCGCTAAATACATGGGTTGTGAAGCTGCGTTCACTGAAGGTAAGACTGAAGAGCAGTGGCTTGAAGAGCTTTACCAAAAAACCAGAGACAGCAGCACCAACGTCGGTGTCGTCCCTGCGTTTCCTGCGACTTACAAAGAAGCACAAGAGATTGGTTTCTTCCGTAAGCACATGAACGACAAGCACGTTGCACTTGAAAGTTACATTAAAGGTGGCAAAGCACTATCAACGCCAAGTGGCAAGATTGAGATCTACTCTGCTGAACTTGCATGGCGTGCAGCGAACTGGGATCAAGAAAACAGTGCGCAAAACCCGACGGGTATAAAGGGTGACACCATCACGGCGATTCCAAAGTACACAGTGACGTGGGACGGCTATGAAGATGAAGAGACCAAAGTAGACTACCCCATTCAGTTAGCGGGTTACCACACTAAAGGCCGTACTCACTCGAGCTACCATAACGTACCTTGGTTGCGTGAAGCGGTAGAAGATGCCGTTTGGGTTAACCCAATGGACGGTGCTAAGCATGGCTTAAGCTCTGGCGACAAGATTGAGATGTACAACGAACGTGGCTCAATCGAAGTCAAGGTGCGTATTACTCCACGTGTAGCGCCGGGTGTATTTGCACTGGGTCAAGGTGCTTGGTTCAACCCAGGTACAACCGTTGGTAGCACAGGGCACATTATTGATGAAGGCGGCGCGATTAACTCGCTAACTCGCTATCAGCCAAGCCCCGTTGCTAAAGGTAATCCACAGCACACCATCCGTGTTGCCATCAAAAAGATTTAA
- a CDS encoding DMSO/selenate family reductase complex B subunit, whose amino-acid sequence MTEPTQYGFYVDSTKCSGCKACHVSCKDRQSNEIRNNSNPEGNTLPALDGVTWRRVYEYGGGEWTEGNNGCFEQNVFAYYMSIGCNHCSEPVCVKACPTGAMHKRREDGLVHVAQDICIGCESCARACPYDAPQIDRERKVMTKCDGCYERIADGRKPVCVESCPLRALDFDTMDNLRAKYGEGDGHIAPLPSPSITSPNLIIKANVNGSPAGSGEGRILNTSEV is encoded by the coding sequence ATGACTGAACCAACTCAATACGGTTTTTATGTAGACAGCACTAAGTGCAGTGGTTGTAAAGCGTGTCACGTGTCTTGTAAAGATCGTCAAAGCAATGAAATTCGTAACAATAGTAATCCAGAAGGCAATACCTTGCCTGCGCTAGACGGCGTAACTTGGCGTCGTGTGTATGAATACGGCGGCGGAGAATGGACTGAAGGTAACAACGGTTGTTTTGAGCAAAATGTATTTGCTTACTATATGTCTATTGGTTGTAACCATTGTTCTGAGCCTGTGTGTGTTAAAGCCTGTCCAACAGGTGCAATGCACAAGCGTCGTGAAGACGGTCTCGTCCACGTGGCACAAGACATCTGTATCGGTTGTGAAAGCTGTGCTCGTGCCTGTCCGTATGATGCGCCGCAAATTGACCGCGAACGCAAAGTCATGACTAAGTGTGATGGTTGTTATGAGCGTATCGCTGATGGTCGTAAGCCTGTGTGTGTTGAGTCTTGCCCACTGCGTGCACTCGACTTCGATACTATGGATAACTTACGTGCCAAATATGGCGAAGGCGATGGTCATATTGCACCACTGCCATCACCATCAATCACTTCTCCCAACCTGATCATCAAGGCTAACGTCAACGGTAGTCCGGCAGGTAGCGGTGAAGGCAGAATTTTAAACACGTCAGAAGTGTAA
- a CDS encoding TorD/DmsD family molecular chaperone — translation MSSNTASINTVDFIEYQGLARILHHCLIRYPEAELVQGLKDCDVAGSWPVFANNKQNSQGREALTTFLQQWQSDDHSEQLIELKLDYGRLFFGPGEPKAVPQGSVYLSEAQLLNDRSTTALMDFYRAHGVEVAVDYPQPVDHIGLFFAVLDQTFGRLELEADNQALIRFTQVLLQQHFLPWAYRCFELALADANTDFYRGIALLGNDFLLQMQQDFQLLPKETRLYR, via the coding sequence ATGTCTTCAAATACAGCGTCTATCAACACGGTTGATTTTATCGAGTACCAAGGCCTAGCGCGCATTTTGCACCACTGCCTTATTCGTTATCCAGAAGCCGAGCTAGTGCAGGGGCTAAAGGATTGTGATGTAGCAGGTAGCTGGCCAGTATTTGCTAACAATAAGCAAAATAGCCAAGGTCGCGAGGCTCTGACTACGTTTTTACAACAGTGGCAAAGTGATGACCATAGCGAACAGTTGATTGAGCTTAAGCTTGATTATGGACGGCTATTTTTTGGTCCTGGTGAGCCTAAAGCCGTACCGCAAGGTTCGGTATATCTCAGTGAAGCGCAGTTACTCAATGATCGTTCGACCACGGCGCTTATGGATTTCTATCGCGCACATGGCGTTGAGGTTGCGGTGGATTACCCACAACCAGTTGATCATATTGGGTTGTTCTTTGCCGTACTGGATCAAACCTTTGGTCGTCTTGAGCTTGAAGCCGATAACCAAGCCTTAATACGCTTTACCCAAGTCTTGCTACAACAGCATTTTCTACCTTGGGCTTATCGTTGTTTTGAGTTGGCTTTGGCGGATGCAAATACTGATTTTTATCGTGGTATTGCACTGCTCGGGAATGACTTCTTACTGCAGATGCAGCAAGATTTTCAACTGCTGCCAAAAGAGACACGCCTTTATCGTTAA
- a CDS encoding TolC family protein — protein sequence MKQPLSPFRTLFFCTLIFTISGCATYQAKPLNLSPKQPLNINELVSLAPAGAVSIDDGLNLTEIATLAIYANPILEIKRAQLKVSQAQVFSAGLLPDPQLSMSLDKPNSSTAVNAWSAGLNFDTTWLFTRTSALDAEKYFMTQNKLNLLWAEWQVVQRVQTLTIQYKLELQQLALLNKIHDLYQVRFNQSQHELAAGNLTLETYGPDLTALLDINVQLSQLAQKHSQTHHDFCLEMGIDSSTTLNISDLPSLKVVPKNVADSLLTNLAGNRPDLLALSAGYQAQESRYHQAILKQFPALTAGITHAKDTGGLVTNGIGVGLSLPLFNANKGNIAIEEATREQLRMEFNERMTQSRNQVEQLLALQSLLAEEQQYLDQHIPPLQDMVTQAQKALKNGEISSLTMLTIETSLLNKQLEQLRLKQSIWNTSISLNALLAIPAEVTYSTPQKSMESI from the coding sequence ATGAAGCAACCATTGTCCCCTTTTAGAACACTGTTCTTCTGTACTCTAATTTTTACAATATCTGGCTGTGCAACTTATCAAGCAAAGCCGCTCAATTTATCCCCTAAGCAACCCTTAAATATTAATGAACTTGTTTCATTGGCTCCAGCTGGTGCAGTTTCAATCGATGATGGTTTGAACCTTACCGAAATAGCCACCCTTGCGATATACGCGAATCCAATTCTTGAAATAAAGCGAGCGCAGTTAAAGGTATCGCAAGCACAGGTTTTTTCCGCTGGACTATTACCTGATCCACAATTATCAATGAGTTTAGATAAGCCCAATAGCAGTACCGCTGTCAATGCGTGGTCTGCAGGTCTCAATTTTGATACTACCTGGTTATTTACTCGCACAAGTGCATTAGATGCAGAAAAGTACTTCATGACACAAAATAAACTCAATCTACTGTGGGCAGAGTGGCAAGTTGTGCAACGCGTTCAAACCTTAACCATCCAATATAAATTGGAGCTGCAACAACTTGCCCTATTAAATAAAATACACGACTTGTATCAAGTACGATTTAATCAGTCTCAGCATGAATTAGCAGCGGGTAATCTTACTTTAGAAACCTATGGGCCGGATCTAACGGCGTTACTCGACATCAATGTACAGTTGAGCCAACTCGCGCAGAAACACAGTCAAACTCACCATGATTTCTGTCTAGAAATGGGTATCGACTCGAGTACCACGCTTAACATTAGTGATTTACCTAGCTTGAAAGTCGTGCCTAAAAATGTTGCAGATTCACTGCTCACAAACTTAGCTGGTAATCGCCCCGATCTTCTCGCCTTATCTGCAGGATATCAAGCACAAGAAAGTCGTTATCACCAAGCTATTTTAAAGCAATTCCCAGCACTGACAGCGGGGATCACTCACGCAAAAGATACCGGTGGTTTAGTCACTAATGGTATCGGCGTTGGGCTGAGCTTGCCGTTATTTAATGCTAACAAAGGCAATATCGCGATAGAAGAAGCGACTCGAGAGCAGTTAAGAATGGAGTTTAATGAGCGCATGACTCAATCACGTAATCAAGTCGAACAATTATTAGCATTGCAAAGCTTACTGGCAGAAGAACAGCAGTATCTGGATCAGCACATTCCCCCATTACAAGACATGGTTACTCAAGCACAAAAAGCGTTAAAAAATGGCGAAATCAGCTCTTTGACCATGCTCACAATAGAAACCAGTTTACTCAATAAACAGCTTGAACAACTGAGATTAAAACAAAGCATCTGGAATACCAGCATCTCACTTAATGCATTACTGGCGATACCGGCAGAAGTGACTTATTCAACACCTCAAAAATCAATGGAATCAATATAA
- a CDS encoding efflux RND transporter periplasmic adaptor subunit, with translation MTLLSPWSSFTCRLAMAAALLLCATSSYAQTSAAVITTPVAEQSISEVITAYGLLIPDPAYLINMSLSHAGQVNQVWVRSGQRVQKGQKLIELITAPEARMQYIQAQSAVELAKKQLARSQRLLKSQLVTQGNLDSAYSNLNDAKASLNALKQKNVDKSLEILRAPVDGVITQLSVSQGQRVSINTNAVLIAANNRLIAQLGIEPKQVNQLTVKLPVTITAVFDSKSESDSEISNINSMLNVNTHLVDIFSHIPEEQSHLFVLGENVKASIRAETHVGLVVPRSAVLTTNGKAYVFKNVNNIAVKIGVEVGVEQEKLTEVIGDLTVGDNVVSTGNYVLTDGMALRGAL, from the coding sequence ATGACGTTACTTTCTCCTTGGTCATCTTTTACCTGTCGATTAGCGATGGCAGCCGCACTTCTGCTCTGTGCTACGTCAAGTTATGCGCAAACTTCGGCAGCCGTGATCACCACTCCGGTTGCTGAGCAGAGTATCAGTGAGGTGATCACCGCTTATGGTTTGCTTATTCCTGATCCCGCTTATCTGATAAACATGTCTTTATCTCATGCGGGACAAGTCAATCAAGTTTGGGTCCGCAGTGGGCAGCGGGTTCAAAAAGGACAGAAACTGATTGAGTTGATTACGGCACCGGAAGCGAGAATGCAATATATTCAGGCTCAAAGTGCAGTTGAATTGGCTAAAAAGCAATTAGCCCGTAGCCAAAGATTATTAAAGTCTCAACTGGTCACTCAGGGAAACCTTGATTCGGCCTACAGTAACCTTAACGATGCTAAGGCGTCACTGAACGCTTTGAAACAAAAAAACGTTGATAAATCATTAGAAATACTAAGAGCACCAGTCGATGGGGTGATAACACAGCTCAGTGTTTCTCAAGGACAAAGAGTCTCAATAAATACCAATGCAGTACTCATCGCTGCGAATAATCGATTAATTGCCCAACTGGGTATTGAACCTAAACAGGTTAATCAACTGACGGTTAAGTTACCTGTGACCATCACAGCCGTTTTTGATAGTAAGAGTGAATCCGATAGTGAGATAAGTAATATTAACTCGATGCTAAACGTAAACACTCACCTAGTAGATATATTTAGTCACATACCAGAAGAACAATCTCATTTATTTGTATTGGGAGAGAACGTTAAAGCAAGCATTAGAGCTGAGACCCATGTCGGCTTAGTTGTGCCTAGAAGTGCGGTGTTAACGACAAATGGTAAAGCTTATGTGTTCAAAAACGTCAATAATATTGCGGTTAAAATAGGGGTGGAGGTTGGAGTTGAGCAGGAAAAACTAACCGAAGTTATTGGGGATTTAACCGTCGGGGATAACGTTGTTAGTACCGGAAATTACGTATTAACCGATGGTATGGCATTAAGAGGGGCTCTGTAA
- a CDS encoding efflux RND transporter permease subunit: MTAASWAASHKRSILFFVSFLTLAGLATSFISPVSLFPHVVFPRIVVAIDAGDQPADKMSIAVTRPIEQAIRAVPGVVNLRSTSSRGSAEVSVNFEWGQDMVSALLQVDAALNQSLATLPAGVKFSVRRMDPTVFPIAAYSLTSDSLSLVQLKDIADLQLVPLLSSVSGIAKIGVLGGQESEYHIDVNPDKLAAYQLNFNDIAQAVSTNNTLQAIGRLEDHYKLYLLMSDSRLKGEQAINNIVVKSQTTGNIYLKDVAKVSLATAPQWIKVNADGHEAVLVQVYQQPQGNSVQITKDINQKLADFSATNASSLKIANWYDQSQLVTESATSVRDAIIIGVLLAGLVLLIFLRSIKITLIAMIIVPAVLASTVLLLWLFGMSFNIMTLGGMAAAVGLIVDDAIVMIEHIIRRLRDAKPGTNKLENIQKAAVEFTKPLVGSSSATIVIFIPLAFLSGVTGSFFKALSLTMASSLLISFLFTWLIVPLLAEYFLTDKDVDKEDIGPIFARIQQAYRQLMSRLIKRPWLISLGLVPLLFCGFLSYQNVGTGFMPAMDEGGFVLDYVSAPGTSLTESNRLLLQVEDILQKNPAVETYSRRTGLALSGGLVEANEGDFFVRLTPFPRPPIDQIMSEIRHQIDDQVPGLEIEMALLMEDVIGDLTAVPQPIEIKLYGNKPEELMALAPKVADAISNISGVVDVKDGIVLAGNAVNVIVNRDKAILQGLTPAEVTSQLDSWFNGQVVTTIQQGIKLVDVRVWVPEGDRTNILSLEQFWLTAPDGHRLQLKQIANVVIESGQPQIVRDNLKNMVAVTGRIDGRDMGSTVAEIKLLLNNSPLLPKDVYFELGGLYQQQQIAFKGLIAVFVAAIALIFILLLYMYETFSAAVAIILTPLLSISAVFIGLWVTNTELNITAMMGMTMIAGIVTEISIFYFSEYKELIANGVGSDQAIIQAGSNRLRPISMTTLATILALMPLALAIGQGSAMQQPLAIAIISGLLVQIPLAIIIMPITYRALSSKSYKLSKSPKKI; the protein is encoded by the coding sequence ATGACGGCAGCATCATGGGCAGCTTCACATAAGCGTTCGATTTTATTTTTTGTGTCATTTCTAACATTAGCCGGTCTTGCAACTTCGTTTATATCACCCGTGTCATTATTTCCTCATGTGGTATTCCCGCGGATTGTGGTGGCGATTGATGCCGGCGATCAGCCCGCTGACAAAATGTCTATTGCGGTCACGCGTCCTATAGAACAAGCGATTAGAGCCGTGCCAGGCGTGGTGAATTTACGCTCTACCTCGAGTCGAGGCAGTGCTGAGGTTTCGGTTAATTTCGAATGGGGGCAGGATATGGTATCTGCTCTTTTACAGGTAGATGCAGCCCTTAACCAAAGTCTTGCCACGCTGCCTGCAGGGGTTAAATTTAGTGTTAGGCGTATGGACCCGACTGTTTTTCCTATCGCGGCCTACAGTTTAACGTCTGACTCACTATCTTTAGTACAGCTTAAAGATATCGCTGACTTACAGTTAGTTCCTCTGCTGAGCTCCGTTTCCGGTATTGCTAAAATCGGCGTATTAGGTGGCCAGGAATCGGAATACCATATCGATGTTAATCCCGATAAATTAGCCGCTTACCAACTTAACTTTAATGATATTGCTCAAGCTGTATCCACTAATAATACTTTACAAGCGATAGGACGTTTAGAAGACCACTATAAGCTGTATTTACTGATGTCGGACTCCCGCTTAAAGGGCGAGCAAGCGATCAATAATATTGTTGTTAAGAGTCAAACTACGGGAAATATTTATCTAAAGGATGTCGCTAAAGTCAGTTTAGCGACTGCACCACAGTGGATTAAAGTGAATGCGGATGGTCATGAAGCCGTATTAGTGCAGGTTTACCAACAACCTCAGGGTAATTCTGTTCAGATAACGAAAGATATTAATCAAAAGTTGGCAGATTTTTCGGCGACGAATGCAAGCAGTTTAAAAATTGCCAATTGGTATGATCAAAGTCAGTTGGTCACGGAATCAGCCACCAGTGTTCGCGATGCTATTATCATTGGCGTACTGTTGGCTGGACTGGTACTGCTGATATTTCTTCGAAGCATCAAAATAACCCTTATTGCTATGATTATCGTGCCTGCCGTTCTGGCCAGTACGGTGCTATTGCTATGGTTGTTTGGTATGAGCTTTAACATCATGACATTAGGCGGTATGGCGGCGGCTGTAGGATTAATTGTCGATGATGCTATCGTGATGATTGAGCATATTATTCGACGACTCAGAGATGCTAAACCAGGCACCAACAAACTAGAAAACATTCAAAAAGCAGCCGTTGAGTTTACCAAACCATTGGTGGGCTCATCTTCGGCGACCATTGTTATTTTTATTCCTTTAGCTTTTCTTAGCGGTGTTACCGGCTCTTTCTTTAAAGCACTGTCACTGACAATGGCAAGTAGTCTACTGATATCATTTTTATTCACTTGGTTAATAGTGCCACTACTAGCAGAGTATTTTCTTACGGATAAAGATGTTGATAAAGAAGATATAGGGCCTATTTTTGCTCGGATCCAGCAAGCATATCGTCAACTAATGTCCCGTTTGATAAAGCGACCTTGGTTAATTAGCCTCGGTTTAGTTCCTTTGCTTTTCTGCGGCTTTCTGAGTTATCAAAATGTAGGCACTGGATTTATGCCTGCAATGGATGAAGGGGGCTTTGTACTCGACTATGTCTCTGCACCGGGAACCTCATTAACGGAATCTAATCGTTTGTTATTGCAAGTTGAAGATATCTTGCAAAAAAATCCAGCGGTAGAAACATACTCTAGACGAACAGGATTAGCACTCAGTGGCGGTTTAGTTGAAGCAAATGAAGGTGATTTCTTTGTCAGGTTAACGCCTTTCCCAAGACCGCCTATCGATCAGATTATGAGTGAGATCCGTCATCAGATTGATGATCAAGTGCCGGGGCTAGAGATCGAGATGGCGCTGTTAATGGAAGACGTTATTGGTGATTTAACCGCGGTTCCTCAACCGATTGAAATTAAATTGTATGGTAATAAACCTGAAGAATTAATGGCTTTAGCACCTAAAGTTGCAGATGCCATCAGCAATATCTCAGGAGTGGTCGATGTTAAAGATGGTATTGTACTTGCGGGTAATGCCGTCAATGTGATTGTTAATCGAGATAAGGCCATATTACAGGGGTTAACACCGGCAGAGGTTACCAGCCAATTGGATTCTTGGTTTAATGGACAAGTCGTAACCACCATCCAGCAAGGCATTAAACTTGTCGATGTGAGAGTTTGGGTGCCAGAAGGAGATAGAACTAATATTCTCAGCTTGGAGCAGTTTTGGTTAACCGCCCCTGACGGCCATCGATTGCAGCTCAAGCAAATTGCTAATGTAGTGATAGAGTCTGGACAGCCTCAGATCGTACGCGATAATCTAAAGAATATGGTGGCAGTAACGGGTCGTATTGATGGCAGAGATATGGGGTCAACGGTTGCAGAAATTAAGCTGTTACTCAATAATTCCCCGTTACTGCCAAAAGATGTTTATTTTGAGTTAGGGGGGTTATATCAGCAACAGCAAATTGCATTTAAAGGCTTAATCGCCGTTTTTGTTGCCGCTATAGCCTTAATATTTATACTGCTTCTTTATATGTATGAAACATTTTCTGCGGCGGTTGCCATTATTCTTACTCCGTTGTTGTCCATCTCGGCTGTATTTATTGGCCTATGGGTAACCAATACTGAGCTAAACATTACTGCAATGATGGGCATGACGATGATTGCGGGTATTGTTACGGAGATCTCTATATTCTACTTCTCTGAATATAAAGAATTAATAGCGAATGGTGTCGGCTCTGATCAAGCTATTATTCAAGCGGGTAGTAATAGACTTAGACCTATTTCAATGACGACTCTGGCAACTATTTTGGCCCTTATGCCACTCGCCTTAGCGATAGGACAAGGCTCTGCAATGCAGCAACCTTTAGCGATTGCTATTATTTCAGGCTTATTAGTGCAGATCCCGTTAGCGATAATTATTATGCCGATAACCTATCGAGCATTGTCATCTAAGTCTTATAAGTTATCTAAATCACCGAAGAAAATATAA
- a CDS encoding response regulator produces MRILLVEDDIMIGEAMQQSLIDASYAIDWVNNGQSALDSLATHNYDCVLLDLGLPGLDGLVVLAKIREKYNLAVIVITARDTLKSRIDGLDSGADDYVIKPFDMSELLARMRAVIRRRSGNSVPTLESSQLILNPATNEVSFTQTYADKMDLQSTSILLSNREFSLLRALLMRPGAILSKADLEEKIYGWGNEVESNAIEYLIHSLRKKLGAITIKNIRGVGWMVLK; encoded by the coding sequence GTGCGGATCTTACTTGTTGAAGACGATATTATGATTGGTGAAGCGATGCAGCAATCACTAATCGATGCGAGTTATGCTATAGACTGGGTAAACAATGGGCAAAGTGCATTAGATAGCCTAGCAACACATAATTATGACTGTGTGTTGCTAGACCTTGGCTTGCCCGGCCTCGATGGTTTAGTTGTTCTGGCTAAGATCCGCGAAAAATATAACCTCGCAGTGATCGTCATCACCGCGAGAGACACCTTAAAAAGTCGTATTGACGGGCTCGACTCTGGGGCTGATGATTACGTGATTAAACCTTTTGACATGAGTGAACTGTTAGCAAGGATGAGAGCGGTTATTCGACGTCGAAGTGGCAATTCAGTACCGACCTTAGAAAGTAGCCAGCTTATACTTAATCCTGCCACTAATGAGGTGAGTTTTACGCAGACGTACGCAGACAAAATGGATCTGCAATCCACTAGTATTCTTTTATCTAATCGAGAGTTTTCCCTACTTAGAGCATTATTGATGAGACCTGGCGCTATTTTATCTAAAGCTGATCTAGAGGAGAAAATTTATGGTTGGGGCAATGAAGTTGAGAGTAACGCGATTGAATATTTAATTCATTCACTGCGTAAAAAATTAGGTGCGATAACGATTAAAAATATTCGTGGTGTAGGATGGATGGTCTTAAAATAA